In a single window of the Aridibaculum aurantiacum genome:
- the mqnE gene encoding aminofutalosine synthase MqnE: MNIAISPVEELVERTTDLDLQQVGKKILNGQRISFEDGVLLFEKAPLSFVGTLANFVREKLHGNKTYFNRNFHIEPTNICVFSCKFCSYSKLYAHREDGWELSVEEMVNIVKKYDGQPVTEVHIVGGVHPKMDLQFFAKVLKGIKAHRPDLHIKGFTPVELEYMFRKAKMTAEEGLQFLKDAGLQSLPGGGAEIFHPEIRKQICDDKVDAEGWLHIHRTAHKLGMQSNATLLYGHIEEFWHRVDHMERLRQLQDETGGFNTFIPLKFRNHDNEMSHVPESSVVEDMRMYAISRLYMDNFPHIKAYWPMLGRQNAQLTLSFGVNDIDGTIDDTTKIYSMAGSEEQTPVMSTSELVALIKQVKREPVERGTLYNEIRNYAVEPLEEVDPALN; this comes from the coding sequence ATGAATATTGCTATAAGTCCTGTAGAAGAACTGGTAGAAAGAACCACTGATCTGGATCTTCAACAGGTAGGGAAAAAGATACTGAACGGGCAAAGGATAAGTTTTGAAGATGGTGTTTTACTTTTTGAAAAAGCTCCTCTTTCTTTTGTTGGTACACTTGCGAATTTTGTTCGTGAAAAGCTTCATGGCAACAAGACCTATTTCAACCGTAATTTTCATATAGAGCCTACTAACATCTGCGTTTTCTCCTGCAAGTTTTGCTCTTACTCCAAGCTTTATGCGCACCGCGAAGATGGCTGGGAACTTTCTGTTGAGGAAATGGTAAACATTGTAAAGAAGTATGATGGTCAGCCTGTAACTGAAGTGCATATAGTTGGTGGTGTACATCCTAAGATGGACCTGCAGTTCTTTGCTAAAGTTCTAAAAGGCATCAAGGCTCACCGCCCAGATCTGCATATAAAAGGTTTTACACCGGTAGAGCTGGAGTATATGTTCCGCAAGGCAAAAATGACCGCTGAAGAAGGTTTACAGTTTTTGAAGGATGCTGGTCTGCAATCCCTACCAGGTGGAGGTGCTGAAATTTTTCATCCGGAGATACGTAAGCAAATATGTGATGATAAAGTAGATGCTGAAGGTTGGTTGCACATTCACCGCACTGCGCACAAATTAGGCATGCAAAGCAATGCGACGCTGCTATACGGTCATATTGAAGAATTCTGGCATCGTGTAGATCATATGGAGCGGCTTAGGCAATTACAGGATGAAACTGGAGGTTTCAATACTTTCATACCGCTTAAGTTCAGGAACCATGACAATGAAATGAGCCATGTACCTGAAAGCAGTGTAGTAGAAGACATGCGTATGTATGCTATCTCACGTTTGTACATGGACAACTTCCCACACATCAAGGCTTATTGGCCTATGCTGGGTAGGCAGAACGCACAGCTTACACTATCGTTTGGTGTAAATGATATAGATGGAACCATTGACGATACTACCAAGATCTATTCTATGGCTGGAAGCGAGGAGCAAACACCTGTTATGAGCACCTCTGAACTTGTAGCACTTATAAAGCAGGTAAAGCGTGAGCCGGTAGAACGAGGTACTTTATACAACGAGATCAGGAACTATGCGGTAGAACCATTGGAAGAAGTAGATCCTGCTTTGAATTAA
- a CDS encoding T9SS-dependent choice-of-anchor J family protein: MKKFTLLTFLFILSFFQVVIGQKQEVKTPVIRCATMDAIDQRLSIDPKFRALIEAGQRQYEESKQSSGMASRTSTLTGPVTIPVVVHVVLPNPHVITDADIDYFLNRLNLDFSGLNPDSANGAPFYGVRGHSLIRFTRARRDPNGNITNGVQRRTGAIAVAGSTYQPVKHTSDGGLDPWDVTRYYNLWVCGTGALNILGIAPAIGPGNATETTGSSVGIDGVVVDYRAFANSCFADPAFNRARTAVHEIGHNFGLYHTFQGNCSSADFQQLTTPNCQLPSSLLAAADDTPAENGPQYGCPSTAQASGCAGSPNPPGRMYQNFMNYTDDACMTMFTKGQVERMHYLLEICRAGYLTTNGHIPPANVPALDAAPTSVVNPGGSEFNPTTCQSINYPSLTCPGNVAPRVRIENRGTTTLTSVRVGFSLNGIAQPEQTVTVNIPFGNSAVVAFPSIAIPAGNQVLKFWTSQPNGSADQQQGNDTLTINLSVGVGVSLPLVENFSSATFPPNGWTRVRVAGTTTAAPWDRSTATASGPAGSARANFWNIGTGNKIDLRSPLVSVQGYDSVFVSFAVAHRQYNNVQDTLQLWVSPDCGATFIKLWEQWSSQLATTNPQSGTTELINPGGGDWKTITVSLPSANAQNILNNQNLMFAWRAASNFGNNIFLDDINITGKVSLTRDIQPTNFVAPAAILCSGNNITPAVMVRNNGVTTITSFNVNYQVNGGTTTVVNWTGSLGKDSTVRVNLNLANFTPGTYAIKAWTSNPNNLPDQLPMNDTTNYTFVVETITNAPMVEGFEGTTFPPANWRITQQPVDDTTWTRTTTAGRNSTASAFMNNFRYTTRGKIDNLLTPVMAYTGADSVFLKFDVAAATKTFPGSTATPLDTLEVLVSTDCGATFRSIYKKWGHELQTVGDPNFPTNESFVPRANSHWRRDSINVTTLLGSNNTVRFAFRNTNNFENNIYIDNVNFTPKTLSQRIKTEGFMITPSPFRNDFTIQHYLAPTSLTGYGVYNSVGQQVVARSFANGTADSYINVNMSHLPAGVYTIKLIYTNRTISQKIVKVN; the protein is encoded by the coding sequence TTGAAAAAATTTACACTCCTAACCTTCCTGTTCATTCTTTCTTTCTTCCAGGTTGTTATTGGACAAAAACAAGAGGTGAAAACACCTGTGATCAGGTGTGCCACTATGGATGCGATAGACCAGCGTCTATCGATAGATCCAAAGTTCAGGGCTTTGATTGAAGCTGGACAGCGTCAATACGAAGAGTCGAAGCAATCAAGTGGTATGGCTAGCCGTACCAGCACGCTTACCGGCCCTGTTACTATTCCTGTAGTGGTGCATGTGGTTTTACCAAACCCACACGTGATTACAGATGCAGATATAGATTATTTTCTGAATAGGCTAAATCTTGACTTTTCCGGCTTGAACCCGGATAGTGCCAATGGTGCTCCTTTTTACGGAGTGCGTGGTCATTCACTTATTCGTTTTACACGGGCAAGACGTGACCCTAATGGCAATATCACAAATGGCGTTCAAAGAAGAACCGGCGCAATAGCTGTAGCTGGTAGCACTTACCAGCCTGTAAAGCATACTTCAGATGGTGGACTTGATCCATGGGATGTAACGCGTTACTACAACCTTTGGGTTTGTGGAACAGGTGCGTTGAACATTCTTGGTATTGCTCCCGCAATTGGGCCGGGTAATGCTACTGAAACAACAGGAAGTAGTGTAGGTATAGATGGTGTAGTGGTTGATTATCGTGCTTTTGCTAATAGCTGTTTTGCTGATCCTGCTTTCAACAGGGCAAGAACTGCAGTGCATGAGATAGGCCACAATTTTGGGTTATATCACACCTTCCAAGGCAATTGCAGCAGTGCCGATTTTCAGCAATTGACTACTCCTAATTGCCAGCTTCCATCATCTCTATTGGCAGCTGCGGATGATACACCTGCTGAGAATGGTCCTCAATATGGATGTCCTTCCACTGCACAGGCATCAGGATGTGCCGGTAGTCCTAATCCTCCGGGAAGGATGTACCAGAACTTCATGAATTATACAGATGATGCTTGTATGACCATGTTCACCAAAGGACAGGTAGAAAGAATGCACTACCTGCTTGAGATCTGCCGCGCCGGCTATCTTACCACGAATGGTCATATACCACCAGCCAACGTACCAGCATTAGATGCCGCTCCTACTTCTGTTGTAAACCCAGGTGGAAGTGAGTTCAATCCTACTACCTGCCAATCTATAAACTATCCTTCGCTTACCTGTCCAGGCAACGTGGCGCCAAGAGTACGTATAGAAAACAGGGGCACCACTACCCTTACCTCTGTAAGAGTTGGATTTAGCCTGAATGGTATAGCACAGCCAGAGCAAACGGTAACAGTCAATATTCCTTTTGGAAATAGTGCAGTAGTTGCCTTCCCATCTATAGCAATCCCAGCAGGAAACCAGGTACTAAAATTCTGGACAAGTCAACCTAATGGATCAGCTGATCAACAGCAAGGAAACGATACTTTGACCATCAACTTAAGTGTGGGCGTAGGTGTTAGTTTACCATTGGTAGAAAACTTTAGCAGCGCTACCTTCCCTCCTAATGGTTGGACAAGGGTACGTGTTGCCGGCACTACTACAGCTGCACCATGGGACAGAAGCACAGCTACAGCCAGCGGCCCTGCAGGATCTGCAAGAGCAAACTTCTGGAATATAGGTACAGGTAATAAAATAGATTTAAGATCTCCATTGGTTTCAGTACAAGGATATGACTCTGTATTTGTTTCATTTGCTGTAGCGCATAGACAGTACAACAATGTGCAGGATACATTACAGCTATGGGTATCGCCAGATTGTGGAGCAACATTTATTAAACTTTGGGAGCAATGGAGCTCACAATTGGCTACTACCAATCCTCAAAGTGGCACAACAGAATTGATTAATCCGGGTGGTGGAGATTGGAAAACAATTACCGTATCACTGCCTTCTGCAAATGCTCAGAATATCTTGAACAATCAGAACCTGATGTTTGCCTGGAGAGCAGCCAGCAATTTTGGTAACAACATTTTCCTTGATGATATTAATATTACTGGAAAGGTTTCTCTCACAAGGGATATTCAACCTACAAATTTTGTAGCGCCGGCAGCTATCTTATGTAGCGGCAACAACATCACTCCTGCAGTAATGGTGAGAAATAATGGTGTTACAACTATTACTTCATTTAATGTAAACTACCAGGTAAATGGTGGAACAACTACAGTGGTTAACTGGACAGGAAGTCTAGGTAAAGACTCTACCGTTCGTGTAAATCTTAACCTGGCCAACTTCACTCCTGGTACTTATGCTATCAAGGCATGGACATCTAACCCTAACAACCTGCCTGACCAGCTTCCGATGAATGATACGACCAACTACACATTTGTAGTAGAAACAATCACCAACGCGCCAATGGTAGAAGGTTTCGAAGGCACCACTTTCCCTCCAGCTAACTGGAGGATAACACAACAGCCTGTAGATGATACAACATGGACCAGGACTACAACAGCAGGCCGAAACAGTACTGCTTCCGCCTTCATGAATAACTTCAGGTACACAACAAGAGGAAAAATAGACAACCTTCTTACTCCTGTGATGGCCTATACAGGTGCAGATTCAGTGTTCCTGAAATTTGATGTTGCAGCAGCTACTAAAACTTTCCCTGGAAGTACTGCCACTCCGCTGGATACTTTGGAAGTATTGGTATCTACCGATTGCGGAGCAACCTTCAGAAGCATTTATAAGAAGTGGGGTCATGAACTACAGACAGTGGGCGATCCTAACTTCCCTACCAACGAAAGTTTCGTTCCAAGAGCAAATAGTCATTGGAGGAGAGATTCTATAAATGTGACAACGCTTTTAGGAAGTAACAACACAGTAAGATTTGCTTTCAGGAATACGAACAACTTCGAAAACAACATCTATATAGACAATGTGAACTTCACGCCAAAGACGCTGTCGCAGCGTATCAAAACTGAAGGCTTCATGATTACGCCAAGTCCTTTTAGGAATGATTTCACCATCCAGCATTACCTGGCGCCAACCAGCTTAACAGGCTATGGTGTTTACAATTCTGTAGGTCAGCAGGTAGTAGCTCGTTCATTTGCCAATGGTACTGCAGACAGCTATATCAATGTAAACATGTCTCATTTACCTGCAGGTGTTTATACCATCAAGTTGATCTATACCAACCGCACGATTTCGCAAAAAATCGTGAAGGTGAACTAG
- a CDS encoding NupC/NupG family nucleoside CNT transporter — MNAENILRGIGGILFLVLVCFLISNNRRRINWKLVGIGLLVQLIIAISIKNIGFVGGTFSFLANAFVKVINLGKEGAAFIFGRQLLDPTQNWGFIFAVQALPNIIFFAALSALLYYMGVLQKIVFVFAWILSRMGVSGPESISAAANVFLGQTEAPLMAKPYLANMNKSEILCIMIGGMATTAGSVLATYVGMLGGTDVAQQQYFALQLLTASVMAAPASIVIAKIIYPDPEGAVKSTKVGVSKEKIGSNVLDAISNGTIDGLKLAVNVAAMLIAFTALMAVLNYLLVYMGGINNFFGMSFKSLNAQIADATGGRYAGLSLQFILGYLFAPIAWLIGVESADITYFGQLLGEKTILNEFFAYDSLGKLKAANAFSSSKTVVMASFALCGFANFASIGIQIGGIGALAPNQRTNLSSLGMKALIGGTIASLTNACIAGMLM, encoded by the coding sequence ATGAATGCAGAAAATATCTTGCGTGGCATTGGTGGTATCCTGTTTCTTGTACTTGTATGTTTTTTAATAAGCAACAATAGAAGAAGAATAAACTGGAAGTTGGTAGGAATAGGTTTATTAGTTCAGTTGATCATTGCTATCTCTATTAAGAATATTGGCTTTGTAGGAGGAACTTTTTCTTTTCTTGCCAATGCATTTGTTAAGGTCATCAATCTTGGTAAAGAAGGTGCTGCCTTTATTTTTGGCCGCCAGCTACTTGATCCTACACAAAATTGGGGTTTCATCTTTGCGGTCCAGGCATTACCGAATATTATCTTTTTTGCTGCTTTATCTGCACTTCTATATTACATGGGCGTGCTCCAGAAAATCGTTTTTGTTTTTGCCTGGATATTAAGCCGCATGGGTGTTAGCGGTCCTGAAAGCATTTCGGCTGCGGCCAATGTATTTCTTGGGCAAACAGAAGCGCCCCTAATGGCAAAGCCCTACCTGGCCAACATGAACAAGAGCGAAATACTCTGTATAATGATCGGTGGTATGGCCACAACTGCCGGTAGTGTATTGGCAACTTATGTAGGTATGCTTGGTGGTACAGATGTAGCGCAACAGCAATACTTCGCGTTGCAACTACTTACAGCATCTGTGATGGCGGCGCCTGCATCTATTGTTATAGCCAAAATTATTTACCCTGATCCGGAAGGTGCAGTGAAGTCAACCAAGGTGGGTGTTTCTAAAGAAAAAATTGGAAGCAATGTATTGGATGCTATTTCAAATGGCACGATAGACGGTTTGAAGCTGGCCGTGAATGTAGCTGCTATGCTGATTGCATTTACTGCATTGATGGCTGTGCTAAATTATTTGCTGGTATACATGGGTGGCATCAATAACTTTTTTGGCATGTCGTTCAAAAGCCTGAATGCACAAATAGCAGATGCAACAGGTGGCCGTTATGCCGGCTTATCCTTACAGTTCATACTCGGTTATTTATTTGCTCCTATCGCCTGGTTGATTGGAGTAGAGTCAGCTGACATTACATACTTCGGTCAACTACTTGGAGAAAAGACAATTCTCAATGAATTCTTCGCCTACGACAGCTTAGGAAAGTTGAAAGCAGCAAATGCATTTAGTAGTTCTAAAACAGTGGTAATGGCAAGTTTCGCTTTATGTGGCTTCGCAAACTTTGCTTCAATAGGAATCCAGATCGGTGGTATTGGAGCATTGGCGCCTAATCAAAGAACCAACCTTTCTTCTTTAGGAATGAAAGCGCTAATAGGTGGCACCATTGCAAGTTTGACAAATGCCTGCATTGCCGGAATGCTTATGTAG
- the lpdA gene encoding dihydrolipoyl dehydrogenase — MAYDVIVLGSGPGGYPAAIRASQLGFKVAIIEKESLGGVCLNWGCIPTKALLKSAQVYEYLKHAQNYGIKATGVEHDFEAVIKRSRGVADKMSKGVQFLMKKNKIDVIMGFGKLKAKGQVEVTGADGKAQVVEGKHIVIATGGRWRELPNLPIDGKKVISYREAMVLPQQPKSMIVVGSGAIGVEFADFYNTMGTKVTIVEFMPRIVPVEDEDISKELEKQYKKKGIEIMTNSSVESLDTTGNGVKAKVKTQSGEVTLEADVVLSAVGVVANIENIGLEQLGIKTEKGKIIVDKYGKTSVDGFYAIGDCTPGQALAHVAGKEGVNVSEYIGFLEKKFHHQPEGIDYNNVPGCTYCSPEIASIGFTEKAAKEAGYEIKVGKFPFMASGKASASGSTEGFVKVIFDAKYGEFLGAHMIGNNVTEMIAEVSVARKLETTAHEILNAIHPHPTMSEAVKEATAAAYGEAIDI; from the coding sequence ATGGCTTACGACGTTATCGTTTTAGGAAGTGGTCCTGGTGGCTATCCTGCTGCAATTCGTGCTTCTCAACTTGGATTTAAAGTTGCCATTATCGAAAAAGAAAGCTTGGGTGGCGTTTGCCTTAACTGGGGATGTATCCCTACCAAAGCTTTACTGAAAAGTGCACAGGTATACGAATACCTGAAGCATGCACAGAACTACGGCATCAAAGCAACCGGGGTTGAGCACGATTTTGAAGCTGTGATCAAACGCAGCCGTGGCGTAGCCGATAAAATGAGTAAAGGCGTTCAATTCTTAATGAAGAAGAACAAGATTGATGTGATAATGGGCTTTGGTAAGCTGAAAGCTAAAGGCCAGGTAGAAGTAACCGGTGCAGATGGAAAAGCACAAGTAGTAGAAGGAAAACATATCGTAATAGCAACCGGTGGTCGCTGGAGAGAATTACCTAACCTGCCTATTGATGGTAAAAAAGTAATTAGCTACCGCGAAGCAATGGTACTACCACAACAACCAAAATCTATGATTGTGGTAGGTAGTGGAGCTATAGGTGTTGAGTTTGCTGACTTCTATAATACTATGGGCACTAAGGTTACTATAGTTGAATTCATGCCGCGCATTGTACCTGTAGAAGACGAAGACATTTCGAAAGAACTGGAAAAGCAATACAAGAAGAAAGGCATCGAGATCATGACCAATTCTTCTGTTGAGTCATTAGACACTACAGGAAATGGTGTAAAAGCAAAAGTAAAAACACAGAGTGGCGAGGTTACACTTGAAGCTGATGTGGTACTTAGCGCTGTAGGTGTTGTTGCAAATATTGAGAATATTGGACTGGAGCAACTTGGAATCAAAACTGAAAAAGGTAAGATCATAGTTGATAAATATGGTAAAACAAGTGTTGATGGTTTTTATGCTATCGGCGATTGTACTCCGGGACAAGCACTGGCTCACGTTGCAGGTAAAGAAGGCGTTAATGTATCTGAATACATTGGCTTCCTTGAAAAGAAATTCCATCATCAACCAGAAGGAATTGATTACAACAACGTACCAGGTTGTACTTACTGTTCTCCAGAGATTGCAAGCATCGGCTTTACAGAAAAAGCAGCGAAGGAAGCAGGATACGAGATCAAAGTTGGAAAATTCCCATTCATGGCCAGCGGTAAGGCTAGTGCATCTGGTTCTACCGAAGGTTTTGTAAAAGTGATCTTCGATGCTAAATATGGTGAGTTCCTTGGAGCGCACATGATCGGTAACAACGTTACTGAAATGATTGCTGAAGTATCAGTAGCGCGTAAGTTAGAAACGACCGCTCACGAGATTTTGAATGCTATCCACCCTCACCCAACTATGAGTGAAGCTGTGAAAGAAGCAACCGCAGCAGCTTATGGCGAAGCGATAGATATTTAA
- a CDS encoding DUF3078 domain-containing protein — translation MKCENTGKQPNGKSNNSFQNGCITIIGNGLLAQSLPVFVMCKLICHGYILFTIDAAATVPSTFEKMCCLMKQVYLLITLVVIFVHVKAQDPTVKKIQSEVTRTVKKDATDTTEWTWKRGGTVSVNMTQGSLRNWAAGGDNFSLALNSYVNYFLFYKKGKQSWDNTGEFNFGMVQTTSLGSRKNDDRFDILSKYGYNFDGKFYLTGLFNFRTQFFDGYTYSGSRATFSSTFLAPAYTLTSVGIDYKRTNFSAFVSPLTSRVIIVASKRLSERGLYGVPPGRRSFSEMGAFATINYNQLLPKDINYKGRLDLFSNYLNKPGNIDVFMTNYFAFKINKYLSATYTLDLIYDDDVKLFGEEKNSPSLQLKSVMGIGFLMRIK, via the coding sequence ATGAAGTGCGAAAATACTGGTAAACAGCCAAATGGCAAAAGCAACAACAGCTTTCAAAATGGCTGTATTACCATTATTGGCAATGGCCTGTTAGCGCAATCGTTGCCGGTATTTGTAATGTGCAAACTCATTTGCCATGGCTACATCTTATTCACTATTGATGCGGCAGCTACTGTTCCTAGTACATTTGAAAAAATGTGTTGTTTGATGAAGCAGGTGTATCTACTCATCACCTTAGTAGTAATTTTTGTACATGTAAAGGCTCAAGATCCGACGGTAAAAAAAATCCAAAGTGAAGTAACAAGAACGGTAAAGAAGGATGCAACGGATACAACAGAATGGACATGGAAGCGAGGCGGAACAGTAAGTGTGAACATGACTCAAGGCAGCCTTCGCAACTGGGCAGCAGGTGGTGATAATTTTTCGCTGGCCTTAAATAGTTATGTAAACTATTTCCTGTTCTATAAAAAAGGAAAACAATCGTGGGACAATACCGGCGAGTTCAATTTTGGAATGGTGCAAACCACCAGCCTTGGCAGCAGGAAAAACGATGACCGTTTCGATATCTTATCTAAGTATGGTTACAACTTCGATGGTAAGTTTTACCTGACGGGTCTCTTTAATTTTCGTACACAGTTTTTTGATGGCTATACTTACTCTGGTTCCAGAGCCACTTTTTCTTCTACTTTTTTGGCACCTGCGTATACGCTAACCTCGGTTGGTATCGATTATAAAAGAACAAATTTCTCTGCCTTTGTTTCACCACTAACCAGTAGGGTAATTATTGTGGCTAGTAAAAGATTATCTGAAAGAGGCTTATATGGTGTGCCGCCCGGCAGACGCTCTTTTAGTGAAATGGGTGCATTTGCTACTATCAATTATAACCAGCTATTACCTAAGGATATTAACTATAAAGGCAGGCTCGACCTGTTTAGTAACTACCTGAATAAGCCGGGCAATATTGATGTATTTATGACCAACTACTTTGCGTTTAAGATCAATAAGTACCTGTCAGCTACTTACACACTTGACCTGATATATGATGATGATGTGAAACTTTTTGGAGAAGAAAAGAATAGCCCATCTCTACAGCTAAAAAGCGTAATGGGCATTGGCTTTTTGATGCGGATTAAATAA
- a CDS encoding outer membrane beta-barrel protein produces MKKILSLAFAAAIAMTAQAQTTFGIKGGLNLTSVNTNDEDFNHDRKTRPSFHVGGVADIGISNSFSIQPQLLVQGKGVSLAHGGHSDKIRFTSIDIPVNFLYKRSGFFIGGGPNLGINVSGKMVADDPTENTDFEFGSETGKFKRVNIGANVMTGYQLTNGLFFSANFLGDLTNWVNSNNDKWKNNLFGLSVGYMFKGR; encoded by the coding sequence ATGAAGAAAATTCTCTCGCTGGCCTTTGCGGCAGCAATTGCTATGACAGCACAAGCACAAACTACATTTGGTATCAAAGGTGGTCTCAATCTTACCAGTGTTAATACCAATGATGAAGATTTCAACCACGACAGGAAGACACGTCCATCATTTCATGTAGGTGGTGTAGCAGATATAGGTATCAGCAATAGTTTCTCTATCCAGCCGCAGCTACTGGTGCAAGGCAAAGGCGTTTCGCTTGCACATGGTGGTCACTCTGATAAGATCCGTTTTACTTCTATTGACATTCCTGTAAACTTCTTGTACAAAAGAAGCGGCTTCTTTATAGGTGGCGGTCCTAACTTAGGCATAAACGTTAGCGGCAAAATGGTTGCTGATGATCCAACTGAAAACACTGACTTTGAATTTGGAAGTGAGACAGGAAAATTCAAGCGTGTGAATATTGGCGCCAATGTTATGACAGGCTACCAATTAACCAATGGTCTTTTCTTTAGCGCCAACTTCTTAGGCGATCTTACCAACTGGGTAAATAGCAATAACGACAAATGGAAAAACAACCTGTTTGGACTAAGCGTAGGTTATATGTTCAAAGGGAGATAA
- a CDS encoding TonB-dependent receptor: protein MEETRGQNLAEALSRINGVTMLQTGSTISKPVIHGLHGNRVLILNNGVRQEGQQWGSEHAPEIDPFIANRMTVVKGASSLRYGADAIGGAILIEPRPLPTAQATNAEFNTVYFSNNRQYVINGVVEQNVKKLTALSWRLQGTYKRGGNTRTPDYWLHNTGLEEYNYSATVGWRNSRFQSELFFSSFNTKLGIFTGAHIGNLTDLETAINSKRPIQNIDAFSYDIDRPRQEVSHYLVKLRNTFNLTNRRRLNIVLAHQENFRQEYDRALITDRPELDLNIGTTTVDANIENTATVSTTYGVSAMRQQNVWSGSRFFIPNFVVWNLSGYAIAKKSLNPNLNAEAGLRYDFRTMETFRNQNNQVLQENRNFSNISASTLLDYRLGTGKNLLFSGSMAWRAPQVNELYVNGLHHGTANFEIGDPNLKSEVAFIFSSQLKVNIDSSWMVDVTPFARYINGFINLVPSTPPTLTFRGAYPTFRYLQTNAFFTGADIAVTRYFTPLVRANAKASLLWVRDLQAKDWLQQIPSHRFEGEVAYSYRQFHPSENYISLQAVHVTEQTRVPKNNGDYLAPPAAYTLLNMEFATMFHFLEKRLTFGLGIRNLLNTRYRDYMNRFRYFNDEAGRNIVLRLKYRI from the coding sequence CTGGAAGAAACCCGCGGCCAAAATCTTGCTGAAGCGCTAAGCAGGATCAATGGTGTTACCATGTTGCAAACAGGTTCTACCATTAGTAAACCTGTAATTCATGGATTGCATGGCAACAGGGTTTTGATTTTAAATAATGGCGTAAGGCAGGAAGGACAACAATGGGGAAGTGAGCATGCACCTGAAATAGATCCTTTTATTGCAAATAGAATGACGGTTGTAAAAGGCGCATCCAGCCTGCGGTATGGCGCGGATGCAATTGGTGGCGCAATATTAATTGAACCACGGCCATTACCTACGGCGCAGGCCACCAATGCTGAGTTCAATACCGTTTACTTTAGTAACAACCGGCAATATGTAATAAATGGTGTGGTGGAGCAAAATGTGAAGAAGCTAACTGCACTCAGTTGGCGCTTGCAGGGTACATATAAAAGAGGAGGCAACACCCGCACTCCTGATTATTGGCTACACAACACTGGACTGGAAGAATACAATTATTCAGCTACAGTTGGATGGCGTAATTCACGTTTCCAATCTGAATTATTCTTCAGTTCGTTTAATACCAAACTAGGCATCTTTACCGGGGCGCATATTGGAAACCTGACAGATCTTGAAACAGCTATCAACAGCAAAAGACCTATTCAAAATATTGATGCTTTTTCATATGATATTGACAGGCCAAGGCAGGAAGTGAGCCACTACCTGGTGAAGCTGCGCAACACATTTAATCTTACCAATAGAAGGCGCTTGAACATAGTACTGGCGCACCAGGAAAACTTCAGGCAGGAATATGATCGTGCACTAATAACTGACAGGCCTGAACTGGACCTGAACATAGGCACAACAACCGTGGATGCTAATATTGAGAATACAGCTACCGTTTCCACCACTTATGGAGTATCCGCCATGCGCCAGCAAAACGTCTGGAGTGGCAGCCGCTTCTTTATTCCCAATTTCGTTGTCTGGAATTTATCAGGCTATGCTATAGCAAAAAAGAGCCTGAACCCCAACCTGAATGCAGAAGCAGGACTTCGTTACGACTTCAGAACTATGGAGACCTTTAGAAACCAGAACAACCAGGTGCTCCAGGAGAACAGGAACTTTAGCAATATTTCAGCTTCTACCCTTTTGGATTACCGTTTAGGTACAGGTAAAAATTTATTGTTTAGCGGCTCAATGGCATGGCGTGCGCCGCAGGTAAATGAGCTTTATGTAAATGGACTGCATCATGGCACTGCTAATTTTGAGATTGGCGATCCAAATCTTAAAAGTGAAGTAGCGTTTATCTTTTCAAGCCAGCTGAAAGTAAATATCGACTCCAGTTGGATGGTGGATGTAACGCCTTTTGCCCGCTATATAAACGGCTTTATTAATCTTGTTCCTTCTACTCCTCCTACTCTTACTTTCAGAGGCGCCTATCCTACTTTTCGTTATTTGCAAACCAATGCATTTTTTACCGGTGCAGATATAGCAGTCACCCGCTATTTTACCCCATTGGTTCGTGCTAATGCAAAGGCTTCTTTACTGTGGGTAAGAGACCTGCAGGCAAAAGATTGGCTCCAGCAAATTCCTTCTCATCGTTTTGAGGGAGAAGTAGCTTATTCATACCGCCAATTTCATCCCAGTGAAAATTACATCAGCCTCCAGGCGGTACATGTAACGGAGCAAACAAGGGTTCCAAAAAATAATGGCGATTATCTGGCACCACCAGCAGCTTATACATTATTGAATATGGAATTTGCAACAATGTTTCATTTTCTAGAAAAAAGACTTACCTTTGGCCTCGGCATTAGAAACCTGCTGAACACCCGCTACCGCGATTATATGAACCGGTTCAGGTACTTCAATGATGAGGCAGGAAGAAATATTGTTTTGCGACTTAAATACAGGATATGA